A single genomic interval of Candidatus Bipolaricaulis anaerobius harbors:
- a CDS encoding BtpA/SgcQ family protein — protein MVGVIHLPPLPGAPRSKGGGLDPILDRARADLAALEAGGADGAIVENFGDAPFRKKADPTTVAALAIVARELARGARIPLGVNVLRSDGVAALAIASLAGASFIRVNVFSGVAFTDQGLIEGEARAILDLRRVLGGEVAVLADVHVKHAVHLDTLPSAARDAARNGPDALIVTGGGTGEPPPPADVEAVQDASGLPVFVGSGIRPENLLHYPRAAGFIVGTSLKAGGVVGNPVEADRVRALVAARARRGGRV, from the coding sequence GTGGTGGGGGTGATCCACCTCCCCCCCTTGCCGGGGGCGCCGCGCTCCAAGGGGGGAGGCCTTGATCCGATCCTCGACCGGGCGCGAGCCGACCTCGCTGCCCTGGAGGCGGGTGGGGCGGACGGGGCGATCGTGGAGAACTTCGGCGATGCCCCGTTTCGCAAGAAGGCCGACCCGACCACGGTGGCGGCGTTGGCGATCGTGGCCCGCGAGCTCGCGCGGGGGGCGCGGATCCCGCTGGGGGTGAACGTCCTTCGCTCGGACGGCGTGGCGGCGCTTGCGATCGCGTCCCTCGCTGGGGCGTCGTTCATCCGCGTGAACGTGTTCAGCGGGGTCGCGTTCACGGACCAGGGACTGATCGAGGGGGAGGCGCGGGCGATCCTCGACCTGCGGCGGGTGCTCGGGGGGGAGGTGGCCGTGCTCGCCGACGTCCACGTGAAGCACGCCGTGCACCTGGACACCCTCCCTTCTGCGGCGCGCGATGCGGCCCGCAACGGGCCCGACGCCCTCATCGTCACCGGCGGGGGGACGGGGGAGCCGCCCCCGCCCGCTGACGTGGAGGCAGTTCAGGATGCCTCGGGGCTCCCCGTGTTCGTGGGGAGCGGGATCCGGCCGGAGAACCTCCTCCACTACCCCCGGGCCGCGGGGTTCATCGTCGGCACCTCCCTCAAGGCCGGCGGGGTGGTGGGGAACCCGGTGGAGGCGGACCGGGTACGAGCCCTCGTCGCGGCCCGCGCCCGCCGCGGGGGGCGGGTATAA
- a CDS encoding BtpA/SgcQ family protein, translating to MSAEWKERWDGLRIASLGDLCGVEVPVIGMVHLWPLPGAPGYAGYGMEKIIAAALSDARALVRGGVDGLIVENMWDLPYHVGRAVPPEESACHAVAARAVVEEVSVPVGINVVHNGGVVALAIAVACGAAFIRVCLLTGAQVWDTGEFDHGCAAELLRKRKELGAEHIKLLCDVDKKHAVRFPGIDLATHIAWTEFYGADALIVSGRMTGDAPAGEKVRAAKELAHRPVLVGSGATEENIAHFLQWADGVIVGSSLKRGGDPTAPVDEERVVRFVAAARSGRG from the coding sequence ATGAGCGCGGAGTGGAAGGAGCGCTGGGATGGGCTAAGGATCGCGTCGCTTGGCGACCTCTGTGGGGTGGAGGTTCCAGTGATCGGGATGGTCCACCTGTGGCCGCTCCCCGGCGCGCCGGGGTACGCCGGCTACGGGATGGAGAAGATCATCGCGGCGGCGCTCTCCGATGCGCGGGCCCTCGTGCGGGGCGGGGTGGACGGGCTGATCGTGGAGAACATGTGGGACCTCCCCTACCACGTGGGGCGGGCCGTGCCCCCCGAGGAGAGCGCGTGCCACGCCGTCGCCGCTCGGGCGGTGGTGGAGGAGGTCTCGGTCCCGGTGGGGATCAACGTCGTCCACAACGGGGGCGTGGTCGCGCTGGCCATCGCCGTCGCCTGTGGGGCGGCGTTCATCCGGGTGTGCCTCCTCACCGGGGCCCAGGTGTGGGACACGGGCGAGTTCGACCACGGCTGTGCCGCCGAGCTTCTCCGCAAGCGGAAGGAACTCGGGGCCGAGCACATCAAGCTCCTCTGCGATGTGGACAAGAAGCACGCCGTCCGCTTCCCGGGGATCGACCTCGCCACCCACATCGCGTGGACCGAGTTCTACGGGGCGGATGCCCTCATCGTCTCCGGCCGCATGACCGGGGATGCCCCCGCTGGGGAGAAGGTGCGGGCGGCGAAGGAGCTCGCCCACCGTCCGGTCCTGGTGGGATCGGGGGCGACGGAGGAGAACATCGCCCACTTCCTGCAGTGGGCGGACGGGGTCATCGTCGGGTCGAGCCTCAAGCGCGGGGGCGATCCGACCGCGCCGGTGGATGAGGAGCGGGTGGTGCGGTTCGTGGCCGCGGCCCGGTCCGGGCGGGGGTAG
- a CDS encoding carbohydrate kinase family protein, whose protein sequence is MSRRPVVAVLGDLNADVTIRVGAVPPPGGEAHADAALAVGGSAALTARWLAALGCEVRLAAAVGDDPFADWLLQSLIRDGVPPTWLQRIAGRPTGLCFALIHPGGERTLLASPGAARDLRWEEIPGSWLAGVDWLHVSGYAWRGGAERAAAERAVARAQAEGIPLSLDPGAMAGTVRGDRDPLSAFALLLPNRHEIRDLTGHDDPWSGAAELRRRGVGWVAVKLDRDGCLVQGPCGGACVPGHPVEVGNTTGAGDAFNAGAIVGVLSGWEPEEVGELGNLLGAAAVRHGAGGPLPERGDLLALLDRGSTLAGWIETHWRKEGR, encoded by the coding sequence GTGAGCCGCCGTCCGGTCGTCGCCGTTCTGGGCGACCTGAACGCGGACGTGACGATCCGGGTCGGGGCCGTGCCTCCCCCGGGGGGAGAGGCCCATGCCGACGCCGCACTGGCGGTGGGGGGATCGGCTGCGCTCACCGCCCGCTGGCTCGCGGCGCTCGGGTGCGAGGTGCGCCTCGCGGCGGCGGTGGGCGACGATCCGTTCGCGGACTGGCTCCTGCAGTCCCTCATCCGGGACGGTGTCCCCCCGACGTGGCTCCAACGCATCGCGGGGAGGCCGACCGGCCTCTGCTTCGCCCTCATCCACCCTGGCGGGGAACGGACCCTCCTCGCCTCGCCTGGCGCGGCGCGCGATCTCCGGTGGGAGGAGATTCCGGGGTCCTGGCTCGCTGGGGTGGACTGGCTCCACGTCTCCGGCTATGCATGGCGTGGGGGGGCCGAGCGCGCCGCGGCGGAGCGCGCCGTGGCCCGTGCCCAGGCGGAGGGGATTCCCCTGAGCCTCGACCCGGGAGCGATGGCGGGCACCGTGCGGGGCGACCGCGATCCCCTGTCGGCCTTCGCCCTCCTCCTCCCCAACCGGCACGAGATCCGCGACCTCACGGGGCACGACGATCCGTGGTCCGGGGCCGCGGAGCTCCGCCGCCGTGGGGTGGGCTGGGTGGCGGTGAAGCTCGATCGCGATGGGTGCTTAGTCCAGGGCCCTTGCGGCGGGGCGTGCGTCCCCGGTCACCCCGTCGAGGTGGGGAACACGACTGGGGCCGGGGATGCGTTCAACGCCGGGGCGATCGTGGGGGTCCTCTCCGGCTGGGAGCCGGAGGAGGTGGGGGAGCTCGGGAACCTCCTCGGTGCGGCCGCGGTCCGGCATGGGGCAGGGGGACCCCTGCCCGAGCGGGGCGACCTCCTGGCCCTCCTCGACCGGGGGAGTACCCTTGCCGGGTGGATCGAGACCCACTGGCGGAAGGAGGGACGATGA
- a CDS encoding ABC transporter permease, translating to MNWSYVLDLLRISLHAMVPITLTAIGEIIGETAGLFNIGLEGALLISAFVGALGAKAGGPVVGLLAGMGVGMAIGFVFSVICTYWKGTQMIAGIGINLFAMGFVAFGLIKLGAPGFHAVPAEAQLAKLHTPLGALSPLIFVALVVPFLTHWFLRRTRAGLILKAVGENPEAADVAGINVHLTRLLATTFGGALAGLAGAYLSVGWFGSVTKEISAGRGFIALATVVFSGLNPILALVGGLIFGFFQSLATWIKTLPTKPIPWQFVDMLPYIVTLLVVSGVVGRVRFPKALGEPYKRE from the coding sequence ATGAACTGGAGCTACGTCCTCGATCTCCTGAGGATCTCGCTGCACGCGATGGTGCCGATCACCCTCACCGCGATCGGGGAGATCATCGGGGAGACAGCAGGGCTGTTCAACATCGGGCTCGAGGGGGCCCTTCTCATCAGCGCGTTCGTGGGGGCCCTCGGGGCGAAGGCGGGGGGGCCGGTTGTGGGACTTCTCGCAGGGATGGGCGTGGGGATGGCCATTGGGTTCGTGTTCTCCGTCATCTGCACCTACTGGAAGGGGACGCAGATGATCGCCGGGATCGGGATCAACCTGTTCGCGATGGGGTTTGTGGCGTTCGGGCTCATCAAGCTCGGGGCGCCCGGGTTCCACGCTGTCCCGGCGGAGGCGCAGCTTGCCAAGCTGCACACGCCGCTGGGGGCGCTGTCCCCCCTCATCTTTGTCGCCCTCGTGGTGCCGTTCCTCACCCACTGGTTCCTCAGGCGGACCCGGGCCGGGCTCATTCTGAAGGCGGTGGGGGAGAACCCCGAGGCGGCGGACGTCGCGGGGATCAACGTCCACCTGACCCGGCTCTTGGCGACCACGTTCGGGGGCGCGCTCGCCGGCCTCGCCGGGGCGTACCTGTCCGTGGGTTGGTTCGGGTCGGTGACGAAGGAGATCTCCGCGGGAAGGGGGTTCATCGCCCTGGCCACGGTCGTGTTCAGCGGTTTGAACCCGATCCTGGCCTTGGTGGGCGGGCTCATCTTTGGGTTCTTCCAGAGCCTCGCCACGTGGATCAAGACCTTGCCCACGAAGCCGATCCCGTGGCAGTTCGTGGACATGCTCCCCTACATCGTGACCCTCCTCGTGGTGTCGGGGGTCGTGGGGCGGGTCCGGTTCCCGAAGGCCCTCGGGGAGCCCTACAAGCGCGAGTGA